Proteins from a single region of Centropristis striata isolate RG_2023a ecotype Rhode Island chromosome 9, C.striata_1.0, whole genome shotgun sequence:
- the LOC131978002 gene encoding survival of motor neuron protein-like isoform X2, protein MTEVVENTAVSGPPELEESSCAATQEQTDRNSLSEAFQNTLDISQDVEASEDSDRREKKEQEDGQKDKQQDGQKDKEPDEETVPPPAAESSNTETKWAVGSACRAVWSEDGCVYAATVVAVDGDRCRVRFHGYGNQEDVDLSSLRSPDVSSPTQKQNSSQDWRPGSRCRAVYSEDGLVYPAVLLWVKGQRCCVRFDNYDNEEETDVNSLLNPDELHGPSRVPTAKGSNWKSSVTSGNLDWKRRRREENQGERGGGGGERGGGGGERGGGERGGGGGERRSARRDEEQNFSWLREKASPQSKVEKESEEKKRGNQQRDEAEKPTNHSFSFFPPFPPPPQSGSGEPVSLVPPPPPPLWSFGGAAGVDPSSSMLMLWYMCGFHTGSYMAQQGFKSHSKD, encoded by the exons ATGACTGAAGTGGTAGAAAACACTGCTGTCAGCGGACCACCGGAGCTG GAGGAGTCCAGCTGTGCGGCCACACAGGAGCAGACAGACCGGAACTCCCTCAGTGAAGCGTTTCAAAACACTTTGGACATTTCACAG GATGTGGAAGCCTCGGAGGATTCTGACcgcagagagaaaaaggagcaggAAGACGGGCAGAAGGACAAACAGCAGGACggacagaaagacaaagagcCAGATGAAGAGACAGTTCCTCCACCTGCAGCTGAATCCTCCAACACAGAGACAAAG tgggCTGTGGGTTCAGCGTGTCGTGCCGTGTGGTCGGAGGACGGTTGTGTGTATGCGGCGACGGTTGTTGCTGTGGACGGAGATCGTTGTAGAGTTCGTTTCCACGGCTACGGGAACCAGGAGGACGTAGATCTGAGCTCTCTGAGGAGTCCAGACGTCTCTTCaccaacacagaaacaaaactcCTCTCAG GACTGGAGACCTGGTTCTCGATGCCGGGCCGTGTACTCGGAGGACGGTCTGGTTTATCCGGCTGTCCTTCtctgggtcaaaggtcagcgaTGCTGCGTTCGCTTCGACAACTACGACAACGAGGAGGAGACGGACGTCAACAGCCTGCTGAACCCCGACGAGCTGCACGGACCCAGCAGAGTCCCCACAGCCAAG GGCAGTAACTGGAAGAGCAGCGTAACCAGCGGCAACCTGgactggaagaggaggaggagagaggagaaccagggggagagaggaggaggaggaggagagagaggaggaggaggaggagagagaggaggaggagagagaggaggaggaggaggagagaggaggtcaGCGAGGAGAGATGAAGAGCAGAACTTCTCCTGG ctgaggGAGAAGGCCAGTCCTCAGAGTAAAGTGGAGAAAGAAtctgaagagaagaaaagaggaaaccaGCAGAGAGACGAAGCAGAGAAACCGACCAATCACAGCTTCTCTTTCTTCCCCCcgttccctcctcctcctcagtcgGGCTCAGGG GAGCCCGTGTCCCtcgtccctcctcctcctcctcctctgtggtcGTTTGGCGGCGCGGCGGGCGTCGACCCCTCCTCCAGCATGTTGATGCTCTGGTACATGTGTGGCTTCCACACCGGCAGCTACATG GCTCAGCAGGGCTTCAAGTCACACTCCAAAGACTGA
- the LOC131978002 gene encoding survival of motor neuron protein-like isoform X1 has protein sequence MTEVVENTAVSGPPELEESSCAATQEQTDRNSLSEAFQNTLDISQDVEASEDSDRREKKEQEDGQKDKQQDGQKDKEPDEETVPPPAAESSNTETKWAVGSACRAVWSEDGCVYAATVVAVDGDRCRVRFHGYGNQEDVDLSSLRSPDVSSPTQKQNSSQCPAAVCQDWRPGSRCRAVYSEDGLVYPAVLLWVKGQRCCVRFDNYDNEEETDVNSLLNPDELHGPSRVPTAKGSNWKSSVTSGNLDWKRRRREENQGERGGGGGERGGGGGERGGGERGGGGGERRSARRDEEQNFSWLREKASPQSKVEKESEEKKRGNQQRDEAEKPTNHSFSFFPPFPPPPQSGSGEPVSLVPPPPPPLWSFGGAAGVDPSSSMLMLWYMCGFHTGSYMAQQGFKSHSKD, from the exons ATGACTGAAGTGGTAGAAAACACTGCTGTCAGCGGACCACCGGAGCTG GAGGAGTCCAGCTGTGCGGCCACACAGGAGCAGACAGACCGGAACTCCCTCAGTGAAGCGTTTCAAAACACTTTGGACATTTCACAG GATGTGGAAGCCTCGGAGGATTCTGACcgcagagagaaaaaggagcaggAAGACGGGCAGAAGGACAAACAGCAGGACggacagaaagacaaagagcCAGATGAAGAGACAGTTCCTCCACCTGCAGCTGAATCCTCCAACACAGAGACAAAG tgggCTGTGGGTTCAGCGTGTCGTGCCGTGTGGTCGGAGGACGGTTGTGTGTATGCGGCGACGGTTGTTGCTGTGGACGGAGATCGTTGTAGAGTTCGTTTCCACGGCTACGGGAACCAGGAGGACGTAGATCTGAGCTCTCTGAGGAGTCCAGACGTCTCTTCaccaacacagaaacaaaactcCTCTCAG TGTCCTGCTGCCGTCTGTCAGGACTGGAGACCTGGTTCTCGATGCCGGGCCGTGTACTCGGAGGACGGTCTGGTTTATCCGGCTGTCCTTCtctgggtcaaaggtcagcgaTGCTGCGTTCGCTTCGACAACTACGACAACGAGGAGGAGACGGACGTCAACAGCCTGCTGAACCCCGACGAGCTGCACGGACCCAGCAGAGTCCCCACAGCCAAG GGCAGTAACTGGAAGAGCAGCGTAACCAGCGGCAACCTGgactggaagaggaggaggagagaggagaaccagggggagagaggaggaggaggaggagagagaggaggaggaggaggagagagaggaggaggagagagaggaggaggaggaggagagaggaggtcaGCGAGGAGAGATGAAGAGCAGAACTTCTCCTGG ctgaggGAGAAGGCCAGTCCTCAGAGTAAAGTGGAGAAAGAAtctgaagagaagaaaagaggaaaccaGCAGAGAGACGAAGCAGAGAAACCGACCAATCACAGCTTCTCTTTCTTCCCCCcgttccctcctcctcctcagtcgGGCTCAGGG GAGCCCGTGTCCCtcgtccctcctcctcctcctcctctgtggtcGTTTGGCGGCGCGGCGGGCGTCGACCCCTCCTCCAGCATGTTGATGCTCTGGTACATGTGTGGCTTCCACACCGGCAGCTACATG GCTCAGCAGGGCTTCAAGTCACACTCCAAAGACTGA